The Planococcus halocryophilus nucleotide sequence TTATTAACGCGTGGCTTTGATCGAAACTATATTGTGAAATATTTGGGCATGTACAATTACGCTCTTTATGACACAGTAGAAACCTTAAAAGCCTCTTCTCAACGAGTATTGGCTGATAGCGATGACAAAACAGAAGTATTGAACTATACAAAATCCAATTATGCAAAACCGAATGAGAATTACTTTGGAATTGCAGAAGACATGAACGTTATTTATCTGCATTTAGAGTCATTCCAAACATTCCTATTGGATTATGAATTGGATGGACAAGAAGTAACACCGTTTTTAAATGCTTTAACTCAAGACCAAAACACGTTGTACTTCGATAACTTCTTTCATCAAACGGCACAAGGAAAAACATCAGATGCCGAATTTATGTTAGAAAATTCGTTATTTGGCTTGCCAAAAGGTTCAGCATTTATTACAAAAGGCAGAAACACGTATCAAGCGGCTCCTGCGATTTTGAAAGACAAAGGCTATACATCTGCTGTGTTCCACGGCAATAACGGAACATTTTGGAACCGTTCTGAAATCTATAAGTCTTTCGGTTATGATTATTTCTTCGACATTGAGTCTTATCACGACCTGACAGAAGAAGACATGGCAGAGTACGGCGTTATGGATAAGCCTTTCTTTGAGCAATCAGGTACTTTATTAGAACAATTACCAGAACCGTTTTACACGAAATTGTTGACGGTGTCGCATCACTTCCCTTATCACATGGATGATGAGTTAACGACGATTGACAAAGCGACAACGGGTGACCCTAGTGTCGATAACTATTTCCAAACAGCACGTTATGCAGATGAAGCAATCGAGCAGTTTTTTACGCAATTAGAAGAGTCTGGATTAGCTGACAACACAATGGTCGTTTTATACGGTGATCATTATGGGATTTCCGATAACCACAATCAAGCGATGGAGCAAATTCTTTCAAAAGAAATCACGCCAGTTGAAAATGCCAATCTTCAACGAGTTCCGTTGTTTATCCATGTACCAGGCATGGAAGGCGGCATCGACCATACTTATGGTGGTCAAATCGATTTGCTGCCGACAGTATTGCATTTGCTTGGTGTGGAAACGGAAAATTACGTTCAATTTGGTGCTGACTTATTGTCTGAAGATCACGAGGAATTGGTGACATTCAGAAACGGTGATTACGTGAGTCCAGACATCTATTCAATTGGTGAGAATTATTACAATCCAAAAACCGGATTGCCAGTTGAAGATGAACAAATCGAACAAGCAGAACAGTTGCAAAAACAGTCTAATTTCGAATTAGAGCTGTCAGACCAACTCGTCAATGGTGATTTGCTGAGATTTTATACGCCAATCGGATTCACTCCGATTGACCCGTCTGACTATAGTTATCAAAGCAGTTCGTTAGAAGAAACTGAATAAGATACAAAAGTAAAGCATCCTGACAAGCGATTCTATCGCTTGTCAGGATGCTTTTTTTGTTATTAAACCCTCATCATTCCTCTAAATCCTCTAGCTCCGTAATATGAATCTGCTCCATTATGGTACAAAAAAACTTGGCCATAGCGGAAGTCGCAGAACAAAGCACCGCCGCGATCTCGTACTTCTGATGGTGTTAACACCCAACTAGATGTTTTTAAATCAATAGTGCCAAGCTTTTGCAATGCGCGGTATTGTTCTTCGGTTAAGAGTTCAATGCCCATGTCAGCAGCCATGGTCATCGCGCTACTTTCAGGTTTGTTTTTCTTCCGTGCATCGAGTGCTTTCTGGTCGTAACAGACGCTTCTCCGTCCACTTGGGCTTTCTGCAGAACAATCAAAAAAAATGTATTCATCGTTCTCTTGATCGTAGCCCACAACGTCAGGTTCTCCGCCTGTCCGCTCCATTTCAAAAAGTGACCATAATTTGTACGGATGGGCTTCTAGTTTTTGCTGAATGGGTTCCCACTCGAGTGATTCGTGGCGTTCTATATTTTGGTCGAATCGATCTTTTAAACTAGCTAACAATTCATCGTATTGCTCTGTAGATAAAGCTTTTTTCTTAGTCATTTGATATACCTCCTTTTAGTTTAAGTATGTTCAGAATAATCTTATTTAATTGTGCAACGAAAAAAGAGTTTTAGCAAATAGATTGAAAAAAATATTCTGGCTGATTTAAAAGTGGCAGTTGAGACTGATGATAAAGAAGCAATTCAAGTAGTCTAATCGGTTTTCTTGCAGGGTGGGGGGAAACGAACAAGTTGTCCAAGCGCAAAGTATAGCAATTTATTAACGATTTACAGGTGATCAGCATTATTGCTTTTTACCCAACAGTTGAAACCTTAAGTGCACAAAGCGTCTTATTAGTGCTGATTGCAGTAACCATTCTTTATAAAAAGAAACAATCTGGTACAAGTAATGTAATAGTAGAAGGTTAAATAAAAACGGAATTCCTTTGGGATTCCGTTTTTTTATATTCTCTAGCGTTTTTAACTAAAACAAACTATTTGGCAAAATATCAAAAGTTAAAACCTAGAGAGGTTGTCACTGGTAACTCTTAAAACAAAAACCACTGAAGAAAAAGCTGTTCTTCAGTGGTTTTTGCGCTCTATTCTTTTTCGGTTAAGAACGTAATGATCAAGAACAAAAGGAACGCAAGCAATAGCAAACTACCGCCTACGATGAAAAAGATGGTAACAAAAGTCTCATGCCAATTGAATGGATTTAAGTTATATATCCACATACCGCTAGTTAACGCCAATGCACCAACCATTGCAAGTACACTGTGTATAGCGACTAACTTTTTGAAGCGAATGGTATAGACACGGTAAAATATACCCCAAGCAAAGACCGAGAGCCAGCCGACGAGCAAAATATGTGCGTGAACTGGACGCAACCCATAATCCATTTCACCGGCCATTTTAGAACCTAGAAACGTTCCAAACAATCCGAAAACTGCTGAAAACTGTATTAAACGAAGACTCCACTTTTTTTCCATGACAATACCTCCAAGTGAACTTATTTAATGATATCAAATTCAATAATTTGTTCTTCAGCAAGTGTTTCATAACTATTAATGTCTCTAGATTCACTTAATACAATACGTATTTTTTCTACTTTAGAAGGCTCGGTTTTAATGACAACGCCAACTTCACCATCTTTACTGACGGGACCATAGTAATCAGCATCTTGAGCTTCGTCATAATCGATAAAATCTTTCCAATCGTAGGCAATGTCAAATTTCTCTTGTTTACCCTCTGCGAATAAAACCACTTCATTAATGCCATTAAAAGCGACATCTTTCTCGATTGTATTCTCTGCATTAAATTTAATATAAAAGTAATTGAATTCATCATCTACCGGTTCGTCCGTATACATATTGTTAATATCGAATTGTTGATCTTCTGATACATTCATAGCCTTTTTAAAAGATAATTCTTCCAAGGTTATATTTATGGGGGTTGCCTCGTATATTTTATTCTCAGCGACCACTGAAAGGGTTTCGAAAGTTTGTTCAGGCTGTTCTCCTGAAGTTTCGTTGCTCGTCACATCGGCATCTTCTTCACCAAACATATCTTCTAATTGTGAGATGTTTGCGAAAAGTGCTTCTTCTAAGTTTTCATCGTCAATAATTTTGAATTTGTCATTTTCATCTTTTTCTAAGTTGAATTCAACTGTTCGGGTAACGAGTGCAGCATCTTCAGCTGTAATATACTTGATCATAATTTTTTTAGCCATTTCTTCAAATGCTTTTTCAGTTTCAGGAGTATCCTCTTCAAACGCATTCGCAAATGCTAAGGGCATAATTTCAGCCATCGTGCTCGTCATAACGAGACCCATATCAAGTGAAGTGATCTCCGCTTTTACAACAGCTTTATCTTCATCAACCGATACTTCTTCAGGCTTTTCAAATTCATATTCTTTCGAAATGCTTTCAATCATCTTTATAGCAAGTTCTTCATCTTCCTTGTCTATGTCCTCTTGGACAGTACTGAGGCTATCGGTACCACCTTGAACAAATGTACCTGCTTTTTCAAAATTATTTTTTTGAATTGCGGATAAAAATTCATCAACTGTAGAACTTGGGTTTTCTGCTCCACAGGCAGATAAAAAGGATAAGATTATTGCACTAAACAATAAAAGGGTTAAAATTCTTTTCTTTGTCATACGTATTACATCCTCTCTTCTTACCTAATTTCAAATACAGTAAATGTTATCATTTATTGGTTTATATTGTAAGAGTCAAGAAAAAGAAAGTTATTTAGTGTTATTTTCTTTAGACAAAAAATTGATTTTATTAAAGAGAAGAAAAAAGACTTTCCCAAGCCCAGTTGGACAATGGAAAAGTCTTTAACGATTTACAATTTTATCGTGATTCTTCTAGTTAAAATTCTTATAAATAGGAGCAACAGAGATATCAATATCAATGATCCGCTCACAGATAGAATAATACTAGCACCGACAGAGTTATAGGGGATCCAAGGTACGACAGAATTGTTTACCCAAAAAAAGCTATTGAGACTTAGCGCAGCGATCGCAATCGCGATAAAACCAAATCCAATGACCCAGCCAAAGCGATAATAGCCAAGCCCAATTAACCAGCCAATCAAATAATAAGTAGTGACATTCAAGAAAAACGTAAATGTGGCTAACAACCATCCAGATGATAAATCGAATACTGTATCTGTATTCGTATTGATAGGTAATGCCGCAAAACTAGAGATCAAGTATTCAATGCCAGTAATCGCAATAGGAATAAGAGTGACCACTAATGCTAAAGCAAAAACTGAAATGACTGTCCCAATATAAAGGTCTTTACGAGTAATGCCTTGTTGAACAAATTGTCCCATAAATCCATAGGCTAAAATAATCCCGCAGACTAACAGGAAAATAGCGACAGAATAACTCGAGAAGACGAAAAACTCTTGAATGCGTGCATCGTTTATTGCCACAATTACCAACCCAATAATATGAGCAATAGTGACAAAAGAGAAAAACCACAAGCTCCATTTTAACTGTTCTGTAAAGAGGTCAACTGCGACTTTGGGATAAAGTTTAACTGGCTTCATGTTAATGTGCCTCCTCTGTTAAATGAATAAACAGGTCTTGCAAAGATAGGGGGCCAACTGCTAAACCTTGGTCTTGTGCTGAAAGCCGATCTTCTTCGCTTAATGCGCCGTAAGTCATTACCGATTTAGTATCGCCAAGTTTTTGCTCGTTCAAGATTTTCCTGCCAGACACAAAAGCATCGACCCGGTCTACAGCTCCTGTAATCGAAACGCCTTGAGTAGAAATAGTTTCATAATCATTATCCAGCAGCAAACGACCTTCATGAATAATGACGACATGGTCAAAAAGATAATCCATTTCTGAAACGAGATGAGTTGAAAGAATAAAGGTTCGAGGATACTCTGCTTGATCTGCTAAAAGTTCTTCGTAAAAAATTACGCGTGTCGGGGCATCCATTCCAAGATAAACTTCATCGAAGATAGTAAGTGGTGTACGGCTTGCGAGACCAATCACCACGTTTAATGCTGCCTGCATACCTTTAGACAATTTGTTAATCGGCTTATCTAATGGTAGCTTAAAGCGCTTTAGCAAACGATGTGCATAGTCTTTATCAAAGTTCGGTCTATAGCGTTCCGAAAACTTCAGTATTAATGGAATATTCTCATATTCTTCTTCATAATTTTTGGTGTAAATAAACGAAACTTGTTGCATTTTATCAGCGTTTTCAAAGACAGGTTCTCCATCAATTTCTACTTGTCCTGTAGTCGGTTCTCGAAATGCGGCTAGCAAGGAAAGAAGGACAGTTTTACCAGCACCATTACGTCCAATAAGACCATAAATCTTACCCGGTTCAAATGTTAGGGAAATATCTTTTAACGCTTCTGATTTTCGGAATTTCAATGTAACATTGCTCAATTTACCTTCGGTAGCCATCAAACTTCACGTCCTTTCGTGTTTTTGATCAGTCTGATGATTTCAACTTGCGTAATGCCAAGCTTATTTGCTTCTTGAACAAGACCTTGGACGTAATTAGCGACAAATGCCTCTTTTCGTTGTCCCATCAAGGTTTGTTTAGCGCCTTCTGCGACAAACATGCCAATTCCTCTTTTCTTATATAAAATACCTTCTTCTACCAACTGGTTGATCCCTTTAGAAACGGTAGCATGATTAATTTTATAAAAGCTGACAAGTTGATTGGTTGACGGTGCTTGATCGCCTTCTTTTAGTTGATCATTCACGATTTGGTCTTCGATTAATTCACGAACTTGCAAAAAAATCGGCTTATTCGAATCAAACACATTACTCACTAAAAACACCTCCTTAACTAATAGAGTAGTAAGGTTATATACTTATATGTATAACCATATTACTTTATAAAGATTCAGTCAAATTATTATCGTAATTTTCTGAAATTTATTTTTGTGAAAATGACAACAAAAAAATTCCCCATCTACTTACTACTTGAGATGGGGAAAAAGAATAGATTACTAGGAGAAGTTCAATAGAAATACGTTACTCAATCTTATCTGCAAGTTTTTCTTTGCTCATCAAAAATGCTGACAAAAGTGCAAGAAAAGCAGGAACGATAGCCCAAAAGAAAGTACTTGATATAGAAGAAGATAAAGCAGCTATTAATTGATCTGTAATTTCGGAAGGGATGTTCGCACGTGCTTCAGGAGAAAGTAGTGCACGAGAATCACCTGAAAACTTGGCTGCCTCTGCACCGAAACTTTCCGTTAAGTTTCGCGTGAACAATTGGCTTTGGATAATCCCAAAAACCGTAATACCAATGGTCATACCGAATGTTCGCAAAAAGCTGACCGTGGACGTTGCCGCACCACGCTTCCGAATCGAAAATGGATGGATTGCGGCTGAAGGAATCACCGAGAACGATGCGCCAATGCCAAGTCCAACGAGAATCATAAATAGCACAACCATAAATCTAGAAGTATCAATAGATAATGTTGCAAGCAAAATCATTCCGACTGTCAATAAAGCAAGTGTAGGAATCAAGAACGAGCGATAGTTAAACTTAGTCATCAAAGCCCCGCCGATAGAAGCACTAACAACTGACCCGACCATCATAGGAAGTAGAACAAATCCTGCATTCGTCGCGTCGCCACCTTGAACGCCTTGAATATAGAAAGGAATGTAAACAGAAGCGGTAATGAAAGCGGCCCCGCTAAATATAGAGATAAGTCCGCTTGTTGCAAACAAGCGCTCTTTAAACATACTAAAGTCGATAACAGGTTCTGCCGCGCGACGCTCAGCTATGATAAAGATAGTTGTTAACACTGCAAAGCTAGCGAATAAGCCGAAGCTTTGAGGAGACACCCAAGCGAATTCTTTGCCACCGAGTTCAACTGCGAACATTAAGGAGACAACAGCACCCACTAAAGTAAAAGCGCCAAGCCAGTCGATTTTTTGCTTAGCATGTTCGAGAGACTCTTTATAGAAAAATGCGACCATGATAAAAGCGATTAAACCAAGGGGAATGTTGATATAAAAAACCCAAGTCCAATTGATGTATTCTGTAATATAAGCGCCAAGTAATGGTCCGAAGACACTGGAAATGCCAAATACAGCACCGAACATGCCACTCATTTTGCCGCGATGTTTTAAAGGAACAACATCAAACATAATCGTGAATGCAATTGGCATTAACGCGCCGCCACCAATTCCTTGAATCGCGCGGTAAATGATCAATTCATTGATGGTGTCGGCAGTACCACATAGAACCGATCCAATCATAAAGACGACCAAACCAAAAATGAAAAATCGTTTACGTCCGTACATATCCGACAGTTTACCGAAAATTGGCATCCCTGCCATTTGCGCTACTAAATAAGCTGAGGTAACCCAAACAAATTTATCCACTCCGCCAAGTTCTCCTACAATTGATGGAAGAGCTGTAGTGACAATTGTGTTATCCATCGCTGCTACTAAAATGGCTAGCAGCAATCCGCCGATGACCACTTTAATATTACTTTGCTTTTTGTTATACATCCTATTTTCCCTCGATTCTTATTAACTGATGAAAAACTATACATAGCATAATCCTCTTCTTACTAAAAACACAAATTCAAACAGCAATAGCTTAAGAAACATGATTAGGTTACGCTTCGATGGGTAAACAACAAGTAAATCTTTGGAAGCAGAGTGATAAGAATTACGAGAAAAGGGACAGCAGGAAGAATACAGGACCAGCAGTCAGCACCTACTAAAGAATAATGATCAATCCGATTTTATAACAAACTATTCGAACTAGTTCGTTATTTTCATTTACAAATATTGTTTTCTGTATTACAGTGACAATAAGAAACGCATCAGAACATGAAGGCGTTTGTTTTCTATGATTAACTTTGAACCTTACCTCTCAATGCTGCCTAGTCTGCCAAAACTTCTTTTCTGAAGCTTTGTTCGTAGATAAAAGCCAGTTCATCCAGACAAGCAGTTTCGCTGTTGTCTTTTTGGGCTGGCTTTTTTGTATGGTAGTTATACGGAAAGTGGATGTGGAAAATGCCAAGGGCAATGAAAGACATCAAAATACACAAACCATCCACCAAATCCAGGTGGACATAGGGAGGACGTTTAAGGCGGATAGTTCACACAGCAATCATAAAAAAAGGGGCGATCGATCATGGACTTTTCATTTACACAAGAACAGGAAATGCTACGAAATACAACACGCGGATTTGTGGATAAAGAAATTATGCCGTTTATCGAAGAATGGGACCGTACAGGTAAATCAGATCCTGCCATTTACGGTAAACTCGCAGACCTTGGATTGATGGGCGTTTGCATTCCAGAAGCTTACGGCGGCAGTGGCATGGATTATAATTCGCTCGCAATTGTTTGCGAAGAACTTGAACGTGGGGACACGGCATTTCGCACCGCCGTTTCAGTTCATACGGGGTTGAATAGCTTGACCATTCTTCAATGGGGAACAGAAGAACAAAAGCAGCGATATTTAATCCCGCAAGCGAAAGGCGAGAAAGTCGGAGCTTTTGGATTGACGGAACCAAGTGCTGGGTCAGATGTGGCAGCGATGAAATCGACCGCTGTAATGCAAGGCGATCATTATTTGCTAAACGGACAGAAAACTTGGATTTCGTTATGCGATGTAGCAGATCATTTTATCGTATTTGCTTATACAGGTAACCAGACAGAAAAACATAGTGCCATTTCTGCATTTATTGTCGAACGCACATGGCCAGGATTTTCTTCTAAAGCGATTAAAGGCAAACACGGAATTCGCGCAGGTAATACCGGGGAACTGTTTTTCGAAGATGTCAAAGTACCAAAAGAGAATTTGCTAGGGAAAGAAGGAGAAGGATTTAAAATCGCGATGTCAGCGCTCGATAATGGACGATTCACCGTTGCTGCAGGAGCGGTGGGACAAATCATGGCATGCTTAGAAGCGAGTGTGAGTTATTGCCGACAACGTCAAACATTCGGCAAAGAAATCGGACGTCATCAGCTTGTTCAACAAATGATTGCGAACATGGAAGCTGGATTTCAAATGAGCCGTCTGCTCGTTTATCGTGCGGGTGAGCTGAAAAATCAAGGGAAACGCAATACACGCGAAACCTCATTGGCGAAGTGGCAAGCATGTGACTTTGCCTATAAAGCAGCAGATGATGCTTTTCAAATTCACGGCGCTTATGGTTATTCCGATGAATATCCAGTGAGTCGCTATTTACGTAACTCGAAAGCACCAGTTATTTATGAAGGAACACGTGAAATCCATACCATTATGCAAGCAGAATATGCTTTAGGTTATAAAGAAGATAAAACCCTATCACACACATTGCCAGCTTGGGAACAGCAAAACAGTGCCAGTGAATAATGTAAGTGGAAATAGGATTGACTGAATTTTCTACTTATACAGATTACCTAAAGGCGACAATCGGTTATACTGTAAGGGAGAAATCTTTGCGTCTTGCATATTCAACAGGAAGCAGTATGAACGGTTTGCAGGCTTAATCTTTACAGGTAAAGGGTAATCTTTCAATAAGAAAGACTGCTTGGTAGTCCCAAAAAACCACAAAAAGAGGAGAATAATGATGGAAATTTTAAAGCGATTTAAAGATATTATGACGAGCAATATTCATGCACTTTTAGACAAGGCGGAAGATCCGGAGAAAATGATTGATCAGTATTTGCGTGACTTGAATAGCGACTTGGGTAAAGTGAAATCAGAAACAGCTGCGATTATGGCAGCTGAAAAACGAGAACGCCGTGAACTTGGTGAAGTTGAAAAAGAAATCGATGATATGCAGCGCTATGCCGTAAAAGCATTAGAGGCAGGCAATGAAGACGATGCCCGTAAATTTTTGCAGCGTAAAGCAGAGCTTTCGGAAAAACTAACAGACAAAAAGACTGCTGTCGAACTAGCAGCTGCTAACACTCAGCAAATGCGCCAAATGCATGACAAGTTGGAAGCGGATATCGGCGAACTTGAATCTCGTCGCTCAGAACTAAAAGGCAAAGCGGCTGTAGCGAAAACACAAAAACGCATGAACGATTTTGCATCGTCAGCCGATGGAGCAGGCGAACGAATTTCTGCTTTTGATAAAATGGAACAAAAAATCAACCAGGAGCTTGATAAAGCAAATGCTATGTCCGAATTAAATAAAAGATCGGGAACTGATATTAAAGATTTAGCATCAAAATACGACAACGACTCATCTGTTGATAACGAGTTGGAATCGCTAAAAGCAGGCATCAATGTAGATGATGAATTAGCAGCATTAAAAACTCAATTAGGCAAAGACAAATGATGATTGTTAGACAATATGTTCTTGTGAGCTAAAGGGGGGCGGATAGAGTGGTCATTCAATATAAATGTCCAAACTGTGGCTCGGATATGGCATACGACAGTGAATCAGGCCATCTTTCCTGTCCGAACTGTGGCAGACAAGATGACATCGAAACATTTCCGGAAATGAATATTATTCGGAAGTTCGATCCAGATGAAGCGAAAGAATACCATTGTGAAAACTGCGGAGCGGTTATTTTAACAGAAGCAGAAACCACCGCAACCCATTGTAGTTTTTGTGGTGCACCGGTGTTATTAGCGGATCGGCTGACGGGTGACTTGGCTCCTGCTAAAGTGATTCCTTTTACCATTAGTAAGGAAGAAGCTGTCGCTGCTTTTAAAAAATGGACAAAAAACGGTAGATTAACGCCGAGAGGATTTACAAGTGGAGATCGCATTAAAAAAATGACAGGCATGTATGTGCCATTTTGGTTATATGATATTGAAGGAAAAGCTGACGTAGCTGCACTCGCAACGAGAGTTCGTAGCTATACGACAGGCGACACGATTTACACAGAGACCGATTTTTATGATGTTCGCCGGGAACTAGATCTCAGCTATTTAAAAGTACCAGCAGATGCATCAGAGAAAATGGACGATGAGTTGATGGATAAACTGGAACCTTATAACTACGGAGAGCTGAAAGATTTTAAAATGCCTTATTTAGCAGGCTATCTTGCGGAAAAATACGATTATGATGATGAAGCATTGTTCTCGCGAATCGAATCGAAAATCGTTCCGTATATCGATTCGTATATAGGCAGCACCATTTCAGGATACTCAACCGTTAGCTATACTCAGAAGCAAATTCACACCAACAAAAAAAACGTCTACTATACGCTGCTTCCCGTATGGATGGTTTATTACGACTTTGATAACAAAGAACATACTTTTGCGATGAACGGTCAAACCGGTAAAGTGGTCGGCAAGCCACCGATTAGTGCATTCAAAGTCATAGCCTGGTTCACGGCAATCGCAGCTTCCACATTTGCTATCGTAAAAGCAATTTCGTTTGCTGTGGGAGGTGTTTTTTGGTGAGCACTTTTAAAGTAAAGACATTACTAGCGATGTGTTTAATGCTACTATTTACTGGCATAGGTGGCATTACTGTATTTGCTGCGACGGATCAGCACATTTACGATGAGGCCAACTTGTTAAGTGAGTCGGAGATTGCTGAATTGGAAGCTGTCGCTACAGAATACAGTCAGAAACAAAACGCAGACTTTTTATTTTTAACTACTACAGATGAACAGTCACCAGATATTGTTACGTACATGGGGGATTTTTTTGACGAGTGGGCAGTTCAAAACAATCAAGAAAATGCGGTTCTGCTAACGATGAATATCGCTACACGTGATGTGTACTTAGCTGGTTTTGGAACGGCTGAAACAACACTGGATAACGAACGCGTCGATTTGGTGCTAGATCGAATTATTACTGAAATGCAAAATGGCGACTATGCGGATGCTTTTCAGGAGACGGTGATTACTTCGAGTCGGTATATGGAGTTCCGTCCAGGGGTCAACCCGGAAAACATCTTCTTTAAAAACTGGTTTCAACTAGGCATTGCGTTACTACTAGGTGGAATGGTTGTTAGCTTTATGCTCTACAACTCAGGTGGACGTGTCACGACAACGGCTAGCACGTATGTTGACAGCGATCATACAAGAGTTACTGGGACGAGAGACCA carries:
- a CDS encoding LTA synthase family protein, with amino-acid sequence MKMIKTDNKKTMNKYVPFFVLAVVMLWIKTYVSQKTQFKLDVDSTLQEMLLFINPLGSALLLLSLSFFFKGARKYWSLLFIYTLMSVMLYANVVYYRFFSDFITLPTLFQTQNFGDLGGSVVTLIQPTDVLFFVDVILLIVLVFSKKLKKESRNFKTRVILPVITVALAISFFNLALAEKDRPQLLTRGFDRNYIVKYLGMYNYALYDTVETLKASSQRVLADSDDKTEVLNYTKSNYAKPNENYFGIAEDMNVIYLHLESFQTFLLDYELDGQEVTPFLNALTQDQNTLYFDNFFHQTAQGKTSDAEFMLENSLFGLPKGSAFITKGRNTYQAAPAILKDKGYTSAVFHGNNGTFWNRSEIYKSFGYDYFFDIESYHDLTEEDMAEYGVMDKPFFEQSGTLLEQLPEPFYTKLLTVSHHFPYHMDDELTTIDKATTGDPSVDNYFQTARYADEAIEQFFTQLEESGLADNTMVVLYGDHYGISDNHNQAMEQILSKEITPVENANLQRVPLFIHVPGMEGGIDHTYGGQIDLLPTVLHLLGVETENYVQFGADLLSEDHEELVTFRNGDYVSPDIYSIGENYYNPKTGLPVEDEQIEQAEQLQKQSNFELELSDQLVNGDLLRFYTPIGFTPIDPSDYSYQSSSLEETE
- a CDS encoding DUF4256 domain-containing protein, with translation MTKKKALSTEQYDELLASLKDRFDQNIERHESLEWEPIQQKLEAHPYKLWSLFEMERTGGEPDVVGYDQENDEYIFFDCSAESPSGRRSVCYDQKALDARKKNKPESSAMTMAADMGIELLTEEQYRALQKLGTIDLKTSSWVLTPSEVRDRGGALFCDFRYGQVFLYHNGADSYYGARGFRGMMRV
- a CDS encoding ATP-binding cassette domain-containing protein; amino-acid sequence: MATEGKLSNVTLKFRKSEALKDISLTFEPGKIYGLIGRNGAGKTVLLSLLAAFREPTTGQVEIDGEPVFENADKMQQVSFIYTKNYEEEYENIPLILKFSERYRPNFDKDYAHRLLKRFKLPLDKPINKLSKGMQAALNVVIGLASRTPLTIFDEVYLGMDAPTRVIFYEELLADQAEYPRTFILSTHLVSEMDYLFDHVVIIHEGRLLLDNDYETISTQGVSITGAVDRVDAFVSGRKILNEQKLGDTKSVMTYGALSEEDRLSAQDQGLAVGPLSLQDLFIHLTEEAH
- a CDS encoding GntR family transcriptional regulator, producing MSNVFDSNKPIFLQVRELIEDQIVNDQLKEGDQAPSTNQLVSFYKINHATVSKGINQLVEEGILYKKRGIGMFVAEGAKQTLMGQRKEAFVANYVQGLVQEANKLGITQVEIIRLIKNTKGREV
- a CDS encoding MDR family MFS transporter, with product MYNKKQSNIKVVIGGLLLAILVAAMDNTIVTTALPSIVGELGGVDKFVWVTSAYLVAQMAGMPIFGKLSDMYGRKRFFIFGLVVFMIGSVLCGTADTINELIIYRAIQGIGGGALMPIAFTIMFDVVPLKHRGKMSGMFGAVFGISSVFGPLLGAYITEYINWTWVFYINIPLGLIAFIMVAFFYKESLEHAKQKIDWLGAFTLVGAVVSLMFAVELGGKEFAWVSPQSFGLFASFAVLTTIFIIAERRAAEPVIDFSMFKERLFATSGLISIFSGAAFITASVYIPFYIQGVQGGDATNAGFVLLPMMVGSVVSASIGGALMTKFNYRSFLIPTLALLTVGMILLATLSIDTSRFMVVLFMILVGLGIGASFSVIPSAAIHPFSIRKRGAATSTVSFLRTFGMTIGITVFGIIQSQLFTRNLTESFGAEAAKFSGDSRALLSPEARANIPSEITDQLIAALSSSISSTFFWAIVPAFLALLSAFLMSKEKLADKIE
- a CDS encoding acyl-CoA dehydrogenase family protein, producing the protein MDFSFTQEQEMLRNTTRGFVDKEIMPFIEEWDRTGKSDPAIYGKLADLGLMGVCIPEAYGGSGMDYNSLAIVCEELERGDTAFRTAVSVHTGLNSLTILQWGTEEQKQRYLIPQAKGEKVGAFGLTEPSAGSDVAAMKSTAVMQGDHYLLNGQKTWISLCDVADHFIVFAYTGNQTEKHSAISAFIVERTWPGFSSKAIKGKHGIRAGNTGELFFEDVKVPKENLLGKEGEGFKIAMSALDNGRFTVAAGAVGQIMACLEASVSYCRQRQTFGKEIGRHQLVQQMIANMEAGFQMSRLLVYRAGELKNQGKRNTRETSLAKWQACDFAYKAADDAFQIHGAYGYSDEYPVSRYLRNSKAPVIYEGTREIHTIMQAEYALGYKEDKTLSHTLPAWEQQNSASE
- a CDS encoding PspA/IM30 family protein, whose product is MEILKRFKDIMTSNIHALLDKAEDPEKMIDQYLRDLNSDLGKVKSETAAIMAAEKRERRELGEVEKEIDDMQRYAVKALEAGNEDDARKFLQRKAELSEKLTDKKTAVELAAANTQQMRQMHDKLEADIGELESRRSELKGKAAVAKTQKRMNDFASSADGAGERISAFDKMEQKINQELDKANAMSELNKRSGTDIKDLASKYDNDSSVDNELESLKAGINVDDELAALKTQLGKDK
- a CDS encoding TFIIB-type zinc ribbon-containing protein; the protein is MVIQYKCPNCGSDMAYDSESGHLSCPNCGRQDDIETFPEMNIIRKFDPDEAKEYHCENCGAVILTEAETTATHCSFCGAPVLLADRLTGDLAPAKVIPFTISKEEAVAAFKKWTKNGRLTPRGFTSGDRIKKMTGMYVPFWLYDIEGKADVAALATRVRSYTTGDTIYTETDFYDVRRELDLSYLKVPADASEKMDDELMDKLEPYNYGELKDFKMPYLAGYLAEKYDYDDEALFSRIESKIVPYIDSYIGSTISGYSTVSYTQKQIHTNKKNVYYTLLPVWMVYYDFDNKEHTFAMNGQTGKVVGKPPISAFKVIAWFTAIAASTFAIVKAISFAVGGVFW
- a CDS encoding TPM domain-containing protein, translated to MSTFKVKTLLAMCLMLLFTGIGGITVFAATDQHIYDEANLLSESEIAELEAVATEYSQKQNADFLFLTTTDEQSPDIVTYMGDFFDEWAVQNNQENAVLLTMNIATRDVYLAGFGTAETTLDNERVDLVLDRIITEMQNGDYADAFQETVITSSRYMEFRPGVNPENIFFKNWFQLGIALLLGGMVVSFMLYNSGGRVTTTASTYVDSDHTRVTGTRDQFRNKTVSRRKVPKSNSGGGGFGGGGSTGGGRSFSGGGRNF